CGTTATTGCTACTTGGAGTCTTAATATCAACACTGATGAAATCAATTTTCAGTAAAACGTCATTATAAACTGAACCGTTTGTTTCGATGCTTACGTAATAATTTTCTTTGTGAAGTTTATCAACAATTTCTCCTATATTCTGGAGCAAAGGTTCTCCCCCAGTAATTAGAACAGAATTAATACCATTGTTTAATTTATCAATTTCTTCTATGATTTCATCGGTACTTCTTTCAACTGCATTATAGCTGGCATATTTAGTGTCACACCAACTGCAGTCGAGATTGCATCCAGAGAGTCTTAAAAATATAGTAGGCTTGCCAATTTCTAATCCCTCTCCATTGAATGAGGTAAATATTTCAGAAACAAGGAGATTTTTCATTGGAAGACCTCTAC
This is a stretch of genomic DNA from Methanofastidiosum sp.. It encodes these proteins:
- a CDS encoding 7-carboxy-7-deazaguanine synthase QueE — translated: MKNLLVSEIFTSFNGEGLEIGKPTIFLRLSGCNLDCSWCDTKYASYNAVERSTDEIIEEIDKLNNGINSVLITGGEPLLQNIGEIVDKLHKENYYVSIETNGSVYNDVLLKIDFISVDIKTPSSNNETNDLDIFKKIVNAIKKRNGQMKAVIADRIDYDFLKKFIEENSFNVPLIIQPCWGKLNYKELCEMYLTNPINHNNVRVLLQIHKIGEIK